Part of the Leptotrichia trevisanii DSM 22070 genome is shown below.
GAAAGAGCTGTCATTTCCAGAATAATATCACTATAAATTTGATGTTTAGAAGCCATATATGGTCCTAAAATTGCTAAAGAAACACTTGTAGTGATTATTCCATTTATTAAAGGACTAAATATAGTAAAAAAATTTTTAATTTGTTGCATTTTATTGTGATACTCAGTCATCTAATTACTCCTTTTTTATAAAATTAGAAAAACGAGGGTGTTTCATAAGCCAAAAATAATTTCACTAACATAAATGTTATATATTTTTAAAAATCAACAGATATTATTTTTATTGATTTTATAAATATAGTAAAATATATAAAATTTATGATTTAGTAATTTTATTTACTTTATGAGACAGCCCCATTCTTCATTTTCAAACTAAACAATTATGAAATCATTTTTATTTTAATTTTAGATTATTACAATTACATAATAGGTTACTATTCTTTTCTATCAACATTAAGTTTTAAGAATTTTATGCTTTTTACTTCAATTTCTGTTCCAACTTTTACTTTTTCAAAATCAATTCGTAATCTAGATATTGTCGAAAATAACCATCCTGGATGTGAACCTATCGGAATTAACATTTTTCCATTTACATCATCTAACCACATTGTTCTATTTTCATTAAATGGTATACCATCACCATCCCAAAATAATTGAACTCTTCTTTGTTTCTTATCTGAATAGTTAGATTTTAATTCTAAGTATATAAAATCAAAATCAGTTCCTTTTATTTTTTCTGGAAATTTCAATATAATATATGGATCTGTTTTATACATTATTTTTATTTTTGAGTTTGATAATACCTGTACTTGATTACCTGTTATAGTAATATTATTTAAATTGAATTCTTTTTTATTTATAAAGAGATTATTTAATGTATGCATTGAATTTCCAAATGAGAATGCAATTTTTTGAATGTCTTGACTAGGGTGATTATCAACCATGTGTTTTTTCCCAACATTGATATTCCCAAAAATTTCTTGATATCTATCAGGTCTTATCCAAAAGTCAATTCCTTTGTATTTATACATAACATATCCATTATCTATTATCCATTTAAAAGTATAATAACTATCATAACCTCTTACTTCTGTTAAAAAAATAGGTTTTTGTTCTATAGATTCTAAATTATTTTTTGATACTTTCAAAGTTTTAGTTAAATGTGGACTGTCTATTTTAGCTGGAACCTTATTATCAAATATAAAAAGTAGTTCTCTATTCATTGTTGGCCAAAATACTTCATTAGGTTTTAAAAGTTTATCTGCCATTTCTTTATATGTTTTTAAATATTGCATATCTGATTCTCTAATAAATCCTTTACCCAACTTGTGTAATCCTTCTTCTTTTTCATCAACAAGAACTAAATCATCAGGCAGTTCATATTCATTTTTTAGAATTTTAACTTCTTCTCCTGTTTGTTGGAATTCCATTAAATTTCTAGATTCTCTTAGAGGAACCTCTCGTACCTGCATTAATAATATTAAAGTTATAAAAAAAGAAAAAGTAATTATTTTAAGATTTCTTCCTAATATTTTATCTCCATATTGAAATAAGAAAATTAACATATTAAATACTGTAAAAACAATAAAGATACCTGTTAAACGTGAAGTTCCTTCGGTATAATCGACTCTCATTGTTGTATATGTATAGTTTATAGGTAGAGCTATACATGCAAATGATAATAAAAAGAAACCTCTTTCTTTAAGGCTAGATATTTTAAATTTACTATTATAAAGATAAAGATATAAATAGTACAAGAAAGTAAATAAAAATGAAATAGCAAGTAAAAACACAAAGATAGTCCATAACATAATTCTTAAATCATGATTTAAGATATACTTCATAAACCATTGTGGAGGAACTGTATATTGATTAGTCCATAGTGTTATTCCATCAGCAAGCAATGATTGTGAAGAAAGTAATGACATAGCTTGAACTAACTTTAAGGCATATTTTAGAGTCCAGATAACTGGATAAATTAGTAGTAAATTTAAAAACCAAAAAGTTTTTTTCTTCCAAATTGTTGTAAAATCTTTTTCCTTCAATACAAGATATAGTTGTATAAATGCAAATGGTGCTCCACCCAATGTTGCTGCAATACCATTTAATGGATAATGAAAGACAGATAGTATTGATAACAGAAGGTATAGTTGGAGCCAATAAATTCTATTTTTTACTATTTTTGCATTTGATAAAACTAAAAGACAAATTGCAATCATGTAAACTCTATTGTATTCAGGCAAAAAAGTGATTAATGAAATTAATAATGCCAATTTTTCATTTGTAACTAAATAAACTAAAGCTCCAAATAAAACACACCAAAAAATATTTGTTAGTGATAGTGCAGGTAAATAATCAAAACTTTTACCTTGTAAAATAATATTTTGAAAAAATCCTAACACTAAGGCATAAAGTCCAGAAGTTCCTGAATAATTTTTATAGAGCATTAACTTTTTATCTATTAATTGATGCCATGTTATCATTTCTTCTCCTCTATGCCATAAGTCACCAGAACTAAAAAATAGAGGCGTTACATAATGATGAATTATAAACATCAGGATAACTGTTGATAAAAAAATACTTGAACTATGTTTTTCATTTTTTCTTTTCATGTATTGAAAAAAATTAAAAATTATTAAAATAATAATAAGGGAATAGATAAGTAAGACATAATTTTGTGGATATCTTATTTTATATCTATCACCATTTACGATATATCTATTTGTTAATGAGGTTAGTAATAGTAATGGTGTAAATATTTGAAATTTCATTATTAATATTCTAATATTTTTAAAATTCTTCTTTTTTAAATAATAGATTGTTATCCCAACTATTATAATGGAAACAGGATAAATCATATCTTGCGAAATTATAATAGTTCCTTTAAATAATTTATCTAAAACTGCTTTAATAGTTAAAGAAAAAATATAAATAGAAAAGATTAATAATAACATTTCTTTTTTTTCATTTGTTTTTTTTATAAAAAAAGAAAGGGAAAAATATAAAATTCCAACAATCAAATAAAAAATATTTACTTCTTGTTTTATTATTAAACTTAATAATATTGGAATTAAGAAAATTCCAACTCCAATAAAATCAATATTTTGTTGTTCATCTTCTTTATAGTGAAAAATTTTCTTTTGCTTTTTTATACAATAAAAAAACATTGTAATTAAACCTAAAAAGAGTGAAATCCAAAAGGAGAAAGTTTCTCCCGATTCATTTGTACCCATTATTGCTGGATTTCCTACAATTAGATCTTTATATGTTTCAAATCTATTTTGTGCATAAAATCCCAAAATAATTAAAAATATCCCTGATACAAGAGTACCTATTAATAAGGCTTTGTATTCTGTAAAGAAATTTCTTATTAGGTATTTTATTTTTGTTATATTGTTCATAAATTACCCTTTCATTTTATTTTAAATAAGTTTATGTATTCTAAAATCTTTCAATTTTAAAAATATTTGCCTTGCTTTTAATAGCTGCTTCTATACCAACATCTGAGTCTTCAAAAATTAAAGTATCTTCAGGTTCTATACTAAAATAATTCATTGCTTTAATAAAACCTTCTGGATTTGGTTTTTTATTTTCAACATCTTCTGCTGCGATAATTAAATCAAATAATTCTTTTTTATTAAAAAAATTAAGAATTTGTTCGCTATTTTCTTTGGAAGCAGTTGTTACCAATGCAATATAATATTCATTTTTAGAAAACTCAAGTATGTTAAATAAATGAGTGTTAATTTTTGCAGTGTTTAAATGTTTACTATATGTATTTTTCTTAATTTTATGAACAATTTCCATTTCATTTTCATTCAATCCTATTTTAGGAAGAAATCCTTTATAGTGTTTTCCATAACACTCTTTTATAAAAAAGTCATAATCCATATCATAGTTTATTTCGTTTAATGCTTCTTTATAAGAATAATAGTTTACTTTTGTAGTATCAAATAAAGTACCATCCAAATCGCATAAAATTAGTTTATTCTTTTTCATTGTCATCACCATACATTTCTATAACATCGTTTAATACCATTAATAAACCTGAATAGAATATTAACACTCTATCACTATCTTTTCTTATTTTATAAGGCATTAATCTTAACCAGTGTATTATTTCATGAAAATAAATACTTTTTACTTGTTCTCTACTAAATTGGGAATTCATATATTCATTTAATTTTTCATAAAAATACACATAAGTATGCGATTTAGTAAAAAGAAAATTGATTTTATTTTCTTCAAGACTTACATCATAAGTTTTCATCATAAATTCATATCCACCATGAATTGACTGTAATAATTTCCCATAGTCCAGATTAGCAGAATCATGAACATTCCCTGTATTAGGATCAATTATATAAAAATCATCTTTAGCAATATTTCTAACACATACTATATTTTCAATAGTTAAATCTCCATGTAAATCGGAATACATATCATTTTTAAATATATTATATAAATAATCTTTTGACAAATATTTTAAATAGTAAGATAAATTTTTATATGCTCTACCATTAATAAATATTTCATCATATTTTGACAATTTTTTTATTATTTTAGATTCAAAAATTTTCTCGATATTAGAAGTAACTTTTGAATCTACATATTTATATATAGTTTCTTTGTCTGCTTTTCTGATATTTTGAGTATAAACAGTTTCGCTTAATTTTTCCAATGCTTTTTTCATTATATTCCATCCATTTTCATAAGGCATAGAATGGGAATACTCAAATAACACCATTGCATTTGGATTGTAAGGCATATCATAATAACAATATTTATCAGTTTTTTCTTGACTTACAATATTTGGTAATGGTAATCCAAGTTTTTTATTCATTTCTATCCAAACTATTTGATCATATAATTTATCTTTATCTTCAAAAGCATATTTTCTGTAAAACATTTTGTCATCTTTCATGCAAAGCATTGTTGTTGCATTAGAACCTGCCGAAAAATCTCTAATTATAGTAATATTTTGATTAATTTTCAAATAATTTTCAATATAAGACTTATCTTTATCAAGAAAATATTTTTCCAAAAATTGTAATCTTTCTTTATTATTTTGATTTGGTAATAAGTTTAAATATTCTTCTTCTCTTGAATTTATAATTCTAGATGGTATTTTTATTTTAATAAATTTTGAAATAAATAACATTATTAAAATAGAACTAAACATATATATATAAAATATAAACGGTATTTGTTTTATAATTGAATTTAATCCATATGTATCATTGGAAAAAAGTAATATAAATATGTCAACTAGATTAAAATGATAGCCTATGGTGATTAAGAATAAAGAAAATAAAGAATAAGATATTGCATAAAATCCCCACATCATAACTGTTAAAGTTATAATTTTTATTTTGTTAATTTTAGAAAATATATCTTTAAAATTCCATATTAAAGACCACATGAATTTTAAAAAATTAAGTTCAATATTCTCATTAAATAATGAAGCTATTTTAAGTGAAATAGCTTTAACATATTTTTTCAGTCCGTAAACAATAGTTATAACAATTATTATAATTAATGAAAATAATATATAAAATATTAAATTTTTTTCTATTGTTTTATTTGGAATTTTTAAAATATAAAATATGGAAAAAATTATTCCAACAGAAATAACATCTAGGATACGATCAACAATGACAGTTGACAATGAAAAAGCATATTTATTTTTCATTTCTTTTCCAGAATAAATTACTCTAAATATTTCACCAAATATTCTAAATGGCAGGAATAAATTTACTAGGTTACCAAAAGCTAGTGCTTGAACTAAATTTCTGTTTCGTGGTTCTTCATAGACTTCGATGAATAATCTCCATCTTAAAATTTTTATCATTTGAGCAATACAAAGCAGAAAAATAGAAGCTACTAATAAAACTATATTCATTAATATAAATCTCCTTTACAATAGATTATTAAAATTATATTTTTTAGCTTCTTCGTATTCTTCTGGTGTTCCGAAAGATACATGCAAATCAGTTAAAAAATATTTTATTATTTTATTATGATTAGACATAATGTTATAAATACCACTAACAAAATATTCCTCATAATTACAATTATCTAAATATTCTTCCGTGGAAGTTTTAAAAATATCTTTATTTTTAAAATAATAAGCTCCACATATCGCTTTATCACTTATAACCTTTTTTTCCATCGTCTGAATTACATTATCATTTTCGTCAAGAGCAACATAACTATATCTTGGATCATCAGATTTAAATGTTAATAAAGCTCCATCAATGTCCTTAAAATTTTTATTTTTACAAAATTCATAGAATGAGTCACACAAAAAAGCGTGATCACAATCATTAAACAGAATAGGATTATCATTATCAACTAATTTAACTCCTTCTAAACACGTTAAAACAGCTCCATTTAAAACCTCATCAATAACTTGTAACTTTGCATTTGGATAATACTTCAAAATTTCTTTATCTATATTATAATTTTCAACATGCTCTTTTAATATTACAAAAATCAAGTTATCAATATCAATAAATTTTGTAATTGATTGTGTTGCCCAAAAGAAAAAAGGACGTCCATCTAGTTCTATTAATGGTTTAGGCAACATTATTCCTTCTTTTTTAAATCTTGTTCCTCCTCCAGCCATAGGCATTATTAAATTTATTTTTGACATTTTTAAATCTCCTTATATTTTATCTAATTGACTTAATAATTCACATTCATTTTCTATCACACGTTTAAGTCCTTCAGTAATATCCACTTTTGGTTCCCAATTGTATTTAGTTTTAGCATAGGTATTATCACAAAGTGAATATTTATTAATTTCTTCTTTTAAGATGGAATCTTTTATTTTATAAAAACCTTCATAAAGCTCAGGGTATTTTTCCCAATAATGAGCATCATCAGCATATTCTGCTTTAATATTTTTTCCCATTATTTTAGATGCAATTTCATACATTTCATTTACAGAATAATTTGTCAATGAAGAACAATTTACACAATCAAATCCTTCTCCTTTTTGAACAGCTATTGCTAAATCTATAAGATCATCTACATATATATAATCCCTCCGTTGAGTTCCATCTGAATGGAAAACTGGTGTTCTATTATAATACAACTCTCTAATCATATAAGCAACGAAAGGTGGCTGTTTTCTTAGACAATCTATATGAGGCCCATAAACATTTGCAAAACGAATACAAGTAACATTCATTCCATAAGTATCACAAAAAGACTGAGCAAATCTTTCTGCAACATATTTTGTATTTGGATAAATTAACGTAGGAAGTTCAAATTTATCTTCTTTAGTTGGAAAATTTTTATCATTTTCATAAATTGCATTTGTACTTGCCTGAATTACTTTTTTTACTCCAAATTTTCTACTATTTTCCAGTATATTTACAAAACCAGTTGTATTAACATCTATTGCTTCTTGTGGATTAGACTGACAATCTGGAAGTGGTGCTATTCCTGCGATATTATAAACATAATCTACATCTCCATTTTTTAATAATGATTCTATACCCTCTCTATCTCGAATATCCATTCTAATTATTTCATTTCTAAAATCATGATCTGAAAAAATAAGATTATCTTCCTTTCCATAAGAAAAATTATCTATAAGTATAAGTTCATCTCCATTTTTCCATAATCTGTAAGCAAGCTGTGAACCAATAAATCCAGCTGCTCCTGTTACTAATATTTTCATAAAATTTATCCTCCTAATTTATTTTATATATACATTCAGCTTTATAATCATTAATAATTTTTTCTCTCATTTCAGATTCGAGATACTTTCGTTTATTTTTCATATAATTTCCTAACATTTTTAATAACGAAATTGAAAATTTAATAATTTTATTATTGGATATTTGATCTTCTTCTCTCCAAGAAATAGGATGAAATAGCATTTTTTGTTTATAATAACAATATGCCAAGATCATACAATCATTAAAATATAAAGTATCTGGAAACTTAATATAATATTCATTTTTTAAACTTTCAACAGAATACAAGTTTAATCCTGAACCTAAATCATACACCTTTTCTCTGGCAACCATAGAAAATAACCAATTAAATCCATAATTCCCCCAAATTCTTATTGGAGAATACCCTATTAATTTCGAGCCTTTCATAAATCTTGCACCTAAACAACAATCATATTTTTTATGAGTTTGATTTTTTAGTAAAGGTATAAAATCAGCAATATTTCCTTGATCATCTCCATGTAATACTATAATATAATCAAAATTATTTTCAATTGCGTATTTAAAAGCAACTTTATGAGAGCCACCTAAACCATAATTTTCGTTGTTTCTTAGCAATTTTATAGATAAATCTGTATTTAAATTTTTTAATTTTTCTAATACTACCTGTTCTCCATTATCAGTACTACGATTATTTACAATTATTGCTTCACTAATATAAGGCTTAATTTCACCTACAAGTTGATCTATTACTCTTCCAATTTGCTTTTCACAATTATACATAGGTATGAAAACAAGAATCTTATCTTTCATATATTTTTACTTTTCCTCCTTCTTTTCTAAAATATTTTTTATTACTTTATAAACTTTTTCTCCTGATTCTTCCCAAGAAGTTTTTATTGCAAAATTATAGCCTTGTTCTGCTATTTTTTCACGTTTTTCTTTATTTATTGTAACTTCATATAATTTTTCAGCTATGTCAATAGGATCTGCGTCTGTCAATATTGAATTTTCATCATTTAGTAACCATTCTGCATTCTCTCCTCTATTTGATACTGCTAACGTTTTACATGCCATTACTTCTAACGGAACTAAAGATAAATTTGTTCCTGAAGGTACTAAAAATATATCATTTTCCGCACAAACTTTTGGTATATCTTTTATTTTCATTGTTCCCAAATTATTTACAGGATAAGGGAAATTAATATGTGAAACATCTTGTCCTAAAAAGGATATTTCTACTTTTATGTTATTCTTTTGACATTTTTTATAAAAAATATTTAATGCCAGTACATATAATTCAAATAATCTTCTTGGCGTATGGTATCTAGCATATAAACCAATTCTTACTATTCCATCATTTTTTTTAGGTAAAGGCTTGTATAATTCTTTATCATAAGAGAATCCATAATCATAGCATTCCATCTTATAATCTTTACTTAATTTTTTTGAAAGCCAGCTTCCAGCAGTTATTCCAACAAATCCAAATTTATACGTATTTTCAGCAAAAAAGTAACTACTACTTTTTGGGAAAAATTCAGGTTCAAAGTCTTGTACAAAATACACTTTATGTTTAGTTTTTCCAAAACTTCTAACAAAATAGGCCGATTCCCATGAAGAGGCGATTGTGATATGAGAATAGTCCATATAATCAGTATGAGGATAGAATTCTGTATTAGAATTCTGATTTAAATCATAATAATCTATTGCAAATTGTTTCAAACTTTCTTGTGTTTCTCCACCAAATCTCGCATATAAATAAATCCTATTTGAAATTCCTTTTTTCTCAAGATAATTTATAAAACGCATAATATTTATGTGTCCTCCTGATCCAGGGCCAAAAGGAGGCAAAACCCAGTTTATAATTATGTTGGTATTTTCTAAGTTAAACTCTTCTTTTTCATCTTTTACACAATTTTCTATAAAACTATAAAATTCATTTATGTTATTTTTTTGAATATTAGTTTCTTTTTGAGAATGAATTCTATTTCTTATTCGATGCATAACGCCTTTTATTCCTTCATTCTTATAAATTTTCAATATTTTCATTATCATAATAATATCAACTCTCTCTCTGTTTTTTTTGTTGTGAGTATTTTTTATCTAATTCTTTTTTTGTTTTTTCATCTGACATTACATATTTTGTTGCTAAATATGCTCCTAGGTATTTATAATAATTACGTATTAGAGAATATTTTTTCCATTTTTTTTCTTCTTTTTTTTCAAGGTTTAAAGTTTTTATATACTTTTTATCACTAAGATAAGAATTTAAAGTATATAAATAAACTAGATATTTCTTATGTATGTATCCATGATTGTAGACATTGTAAACTCCTTTAAAATTGTCATAATATCTTTTTCCATATTCTTTTAATTCGTAATTATGTGAATGATAAACAGGTGCATATGGAGCATAAACTTTGGTATATCCTAGTTCTATAATTTTTTTTGCCCATATTTGATCTTCCGCAAATGTTACATTGTCATACGGTATTTTTTCCCAAACTTTTCTTTTTAAACATGAATTATTGTCAGAAAAGAAACTTAACCACTGGACATAGACAATATCATTGTTATATTTTTCCTTATCTTCTATTTTTTGGAAAGTTGTACATTTTCCAAAATTTTCGAAGTGAAAAAATAAATCCCTTTTATCTAAAATATTGCAATCAGGATAAGGCAAATGCTTTCCAAATGCTCCAGCAATATTTTCTTTTAATTTACAGGAACTAACTAAATTATCTAGCCAAAAGTCACTAGCAGGTATTGCATCCTGAGTCAAAAAAACTATAAATTCTCCTGTTCCTTTAGAAGCACCAAAATTTCTTGTTAAGCCATGGTTAAACTCTTCTGGTTTTATTTCATATAATTTAATTTTCGGATATTTTTTTATTATTTCTAACGAATTATCTTTTGAACCAGAGTCAACAACAATAATTTCGTACTCTAATGTTGTTTTTTGAGAAAAAATTTTATTTAATAAAATTTTTAATACATTTCCTCCGTTTTTTACAGGAATTACTATTGTAGCATCTATTTTTCTCACCACCTAAAATTATTCTATTATTATTTTTTTATTATCTAATATATCTCCTAATTTTACTTGTTTGAAAGAAAAAAATACTGTTCCTTCTGAAAGTCCATCAAAATATATTTGAGGATCTTCTGTTGTAAAAATATAATTTTCTTCATCATTGTAAACTGCATTAGTTGAACAACCTAAGATTCTTTTTTCATTATTTTTATTTATAAAAGATTTATTTGTTATCTTCATATTTAATGCCATATTTTTTGGATCTATCCTTATAACTTTAACTCCTTTTGGAATGGATATATTAATACTAATTTCATTTGTATAGTCAAAATAATATTGTGTTACATCCCCATTATCAAAAAATAATTCTAAATATTCTACTTTTTCTAATGGTTTATGTTCTTTTTGATTTATATTAACTGTTTCTAAACGCTCAGAATAAAAATTTTCATTTAATTTTTTCATTTCTTCTATTAAGGATTCATCAAAGAATTCTTTTAACATCTCGTCAAAAGAAAATTTGTAATAAAAATAAATACCATATCGATGATAAAAAATTGATAATAATCTATAAAATAAGAAATTTTTTTCTATTTTACCTTCATATATCCATTCGTAATCAATTACAAATATTTCTCCTGTTTCTGACTGTATCATATTATCCAATGTCATATCTAAATTAACAATTTCAGAATTCCAAGTTTTGTCTATAATTGGTTTAATTTCTTTTAATTTCTCAAATAATTTTTTTTTACCAAAAGAAAAAAATATATCAATTGCAAGTTCATCTAAAGAAGTTCCTTCAACATAATCAAAAAAAATTTTTTTATCTTTTATCCATGATTTTACAAGTTTTAGAGGGAATCCAGCTTTTTTAAGTTTTTTACCATTTTTATACATTTTTGTTATGTGTTGTTGACTTTCTGTATTCAAAGCCTCTTTAAATACAATCTTTTTACCATTTTTTTCTATTATTTGAGTTTTTATTCTATATTTTTTTTGCCTTCCAACGTCTGAATATTTTGTAAAAATAACCTTCATGTTTTTTAACTTCCTTTTCTATTTCCTTTTTTTCTTCTATTTTTTTGTTTTTTGATACTACTAAGAATGAATTAGAAAATTTTTCAAAATTTTTATCTTTTATTAGTTGATCATAAACTACACCCTCATCAAAAAGTATGTACCTTGACATGTCATAATTATGTATCAAATTTCTAAGATCTCCAATTTTAGGAAGATAGTTATCAGAAAAAATTACTTCAGGCATTTTATAGTCAGGTAGTGGATAATAAAATTCAAAATCTGCAAGGCCGACTTTTTTTAAAATATCTTCTAATTCTGTTTTTGAATACGTTGCTACTGTTTCAATATCTAAATAACCTTGTATACCATTAAAATATTTTCCTGTGTGATCTTCTCTTGCTCCTGCCCAATATTTTAATCCAAATTTATTTTCAATAGCTATTATTATTTTTCCATTAGGTTTTAGATACTTCTTTAAATTTTTTAAGAAAGTAATTTCGGGAGTTTCAGATATTGTGAAACCTTTTGAATATTCTAATACACCAATTAATGTTATGTAATCAAATTTCTCTGATATTTCCATATCATTTAAATTTCCAACCATAATTTCTAAATTTTTATATTTCTTATTTCTATTGGCATTTATTAATGATCTTTTTTTTGAGATTTCAATCGCAACTACTTTTTTTAATTTTTTTAAAAATAACTCAGTTATTGCTCCACATCCAGCACCAACTTCAAGTAATGTTTCATTTCCTTTAAAGTCATACCATTCTAAAATATTTTGTCTTTGTTTACTTAAATGATAAATTAATGGCCATTTGTCACTTTCATAGATTACATCTTCAAAGGAATCATTATTTTTAGCAATTTCTAATAACTCGTTTTCAATATCACCATCACTGTACTCATCTTTTCCGTTATAATAAGACAAATTTAATTTTACATTTCCTATTTTTTCTATCATACATTAACCTCTTATTCTATCTACTGAAACTATACTTCTCATATCGTAAAAACCTATTGTATCTTTATCGGAAAGTATTACAATTCTATACACATCGTACAGCCTATGGTATACAATAAATTTATCATTTTTAAATCCCGTACATCCATACGACATTAGATATTCACCACTTTGCAGAAAAATTTTCTGTGAAAAATTAACTTCTATAATTTCTCCAGCTTTAACTATTCCAAATGAAAGTTTTTCAAGTTGAGTATTAGTTCCAACAAGTTCTGTACCTTTTCTATCTTTTATAGTAAAAGCAAAAATTGGTTCCTTTACATCTTTATGAAATTTTACTTTCATTTTTATGGTAACATCATCTCCTTTTTCCATATTATTAGTAATATTGCCTTTATTCACAAATGCAAAGTCAATAATTTCAGCATCCATTTCTCCATATTCAGTAAAATTTTTATTAATTTCCATATTATTTTTCAAGGTTTCTAATTTTTCAGAATTTATTTGAACTGTTTCAACTTCTTTATTTTTTTCTACATCCTCTGTTATTCCAACCATTATTTTTTTGTACTTATCAATTACTATTTTAGGAGTTGAGTCTTCGATTTTTTTCCCTTTTTCAATTAATATAGCTCTGTTACAATATTTTAATACAGATCCCATATCATGTGTTACAAATAAAATAGTTTTTCCTTTTTCAGTAAATTCAGTAAATTTTTTGTAACATTTTAATTGAAAGAATACATCACCAACACTTAGTGCTTCATCAACTATCAAAATCTCGGGATCAACATTTATTGCAACTGAAAAAGCCAACCTTGCAAACATTCCGCTTGAATAATTTTTAACAGGTTGATAAACAAATTCGCCAATATCTGCAAAATCAATAATTTCTTTTTTTTTAGATTCAATTTCTTCTTTTTGTAATCCCATCAAAGTTCCATATAATTCAATATTTTCTATTCCAGTATATTCAGGATTAAAACCTGCTCCTAATTCTATTAATGCTGATATTTTTCCGTTTATGTTTATTTTACCAGAAGAAGGAGTTAAAACACCTGTTATAATTTTTAAAAGTGTCGATTTACCTGCTCCATTTGTACCAACTAATCCTAAAATTTCTCCTTTTCTTACTTCCAAGTTAATATTATCTAATGCGTAAAAGTCACTATGATACTTTTTTTTTGAAAAAAAGAACAATGATTCCTTTAATCTATCTCGTTTATTT
Proteins encoded:
- a CDS encoding glycosyltransferase family 2 protein, whose amino-acid sequence is MKDKILVFIPMYNCEKQIGRVIDQLVGEIKPYISEAIIVNNRSTDNGEQVVLEKLKNLNTDLSIKLLRNNENYGLGGSHKVAFKYAIENNFDYIIVLHGDDQGNIADFIPLLKNQTHKKYDCCLGARFMKGSKLIGYSPIRIWGNYGFNWLFSMVAREKVYDLGSGLNLYSVESLKNEYYIKFPDTLYFNDCMILAYCYYKQKMLFHPISWREEDQISNNKIIKFSISLLKMLGNYMKNKRKYLESEMREKIINDYKAECIYKIN
- a CDS encoding glycosyltransferase family 2 protein; its protein translation is MSKINLIMPMAGGGTRFKKEGIMLPKPLIELDGRPFFFWATQSITKFIDIDNLIFVILKEHVENYNIDKEILKYYPNAKLQVIDEVLNGAVLTCLEGVKLVDNDNPILFNDCDHAFLCDSFYEFCKNKNFKDIDGALLTFKSDDPRYSYVALDENDNVIQTMEKKVISDKAICGAYYFKNKDIFKTSTEEYLDNCNYEEYFVSGIYNIMSNHNKIIKYFLTDLHVSFGTPEEYEEAKKYNFNNLL
- a CDS encoding NAD-dependent epimerase/dehydratase family protein, producing the protein MKILVTGAAGFIGSQLAYRLWKNGDELILIDNFSYGKEDNLIFSDHDFRNEIIRMDIRDREGIESLLKNGDVDYVYNIAGIAPLPDCQSNPQEAIDVNTTGFVNILENSRKFGVKKVIQASTNAIYENDKNFPTKEDKFELPTLIYPNTKYVAERFAQSFCDTYGMNVTCIRFANVYGPHIDCLRKQPPFVAYMIRELYYNRTPVFHSDGTQRRDYIYVDDLIDLAIAVQKGEGFDCVNCSSLTNYSVNEMYEIASKIMGKNIKAEYADDAHYWEKYPELYEGFYKIKDSILKEEINKYSLCDNTYAKTKYNWEPKVDITEGLKRVIENECELLSQLDKI
- a CDS encoding lysylphosphatidylglycerol synthase transmembrane domain-containing protein, producing the protein MNIVLLVASIFLLCIAQMIKILRWRLFIEVYEEPRNRNLVQALAFGNLVNLFLPFRIFGEIFRVIYSGKEMKNKYAFSLSTVIVDRILDVISVGIIFSIFYILKIPNKTIEKNLIFYILFSLIIIIVITIVYGLKKYVKAISLKIASLFNENIELNFLKFMWSLIWNFKDIFSKINKIKIITLTVMMWGFYAISYSLFSLFLITIGYHFNLVDIFILLFSNDTYGLNSIIKQIPFIFYIYMFSSILIMLFISKFIKIKIPSRIINSREEEYLNLLPNQNNKERLQFLEKYFLDKDKSYIENYLKINQNITIIRDFSAGSNATTMLCMKDDKMFYRKYAFEDKDKLYDQIVWIEMNKKLGLPLPNIVSQEKTDKYCYYDMPYNPNAMVLFEYSHSMPYENGWNIMKKALEKLSETVYTQNIRKADKETIYKYVDSKVTSNIEKIFESKIIKKLSKYDEIFINGRAYKNLSYYLKYLSKDYLYNIFKNDMYSDLHGDLTIENIVCVRNIAKDDFYIIDPNTGNVHDSANLDYGKLLQSIHGGYEFMMKTYDVSLEENKINFLFTKSHTYVYFYEKLNEYMNSQFSREQVKSIYFHEIIHWLRLMPYKIRKDSDRVLIFYSGLLMVLNDVIEMYGDDNEKE
- a CDS encoding HAD family hydrolase — translated: MKKNKLILCDLDGTLFDTTKVNYYSYKEALNEINYDMDYDFFIKECYGKHYKGFLPKIGLNENEMEIVHKIKKNTYSKHLNTAKINTHLFNILEFSKNEYYIALVTTASKENSEQILNFFNKKELFDLIIAAEDVENKKPNPEGFIKAMNYFSIEPEDTLIFEDSDVGIEAAIKSKANIFKIERF